gcccgtcgctgcccgccagtggatttctgaccgcaacaggttaacaataacctagtccccgttgattttgttgtcttggatattgaatgcaatgcatcttttcccattatattgggaagaccttttcttcgaattgttggtgctaccattgatatgaaggaaggtaatattaaatatcaatttcctctcaagaaaggtatggaacacttccctagaaagagaatgaagttaccttatgattctattattagaacaaattatgatgttgatgcttcatctctcgatagatacacactttctgcgctagctgaaaggcgttaaagaaaagcgcttatgggagataacccattattttacttctgcactttattttatatttgagtcttggaagttgtttactactgtagcaacctctccttatctttattttattgcattgttgtgccaagtaaagtctttgatagtaaagccaatactagatttggattactgcgcagaaacagatttcttgctgtcacgaatttcgacctgcctctctataggtagctcagaaaaatctgccaatttacgtgcgtgatcctcagatatgtacgcaactttcattcaatttgggcattttcatctgagcaagtctggtgccactttaaaattcgtctttacgaactgttctgttttgacagattctgccttttatttcgcattgcctgttttgctatgttagatggatttttttgttccattaactttcagtagctttgagaaatgtccagaagtgttaagaatgattatgtcacctctgaatatatgaattatgcactgaccctctaatgagtttgtttcgagtttggtgtggaggaagttttcaagggtcaagagaggaggatgatacaatatgatcaagaagagtgaaaagtcaaagcttggggatgcccccgtggttcatccctgcatattttaagaagactcaagcgtctaagcttggggatgcccaaggcatcccttcttcatcgacaacttatcaggttcctctagtgaaactatatttttattctgtcacatcttatgtgctttatttggagcgtctgtttgtttttgtttttatttttgtttgaataaatcggatcctagcattctttgtttgggagagagacacgctccgctgtttcgtatgaacacatatgttcttagctttatctttaatgttcattgcgaaagttggactatttcattcattgttatatggttggaaacggaaaatgccgcatgtggtaaatggtttaatgtcttgaataatgtgatacttggcaattgttatgctcatatagatcttgtttaagcttttgcatcatgtaccttgtactcattaatgaataactacatagagcttgtaaaatttggtttgcatgattgatctctagagtctagatattttctggttgaggtgtttgaacaacaaggagacaatgtaaagtcttataatagttacaatttgtttatatgtgagctttgctgcaccttttatacttgagtttgcttcaaacaaccttgctagcctagccttgtattgagaggaattcttctcgtgcatccaaatccttgagccaataaccatgccatttgtgtccaccatacctacctaccacatggtatttctccgccattccaaagtaaattacttgagtgctacctttaaaatttctattctttacctttgtaatatatatagctcatgggataaaatagcttaaaaactatcgtggtgaagaatatgtacttatgtgtcttatttcttagtaagttgcttgttgagcggtaaccatgttttctggggacgccattaactcttttacctttgttgaatatcatgtgagttgctatgcatgttcgtcttgtccgaagtaagggcggttttcacaatcaaatggtttgagtatgcatacttgttagagaagaacattgggccgctaactaaagtcatgattcatggtggaagtttcgagtatggacagctaatcctcaatctcttatgagaataataactgttgttgaatgcttatgcattaaagaggagtccattatccgttgtctatgttgtcccggtatggatgtctaagttgagaataatcaaaagcgagaaatccaatgcgagttttctccttagacctttgtacaggcggcatagaggtacccctttgtgacacttggttgaaacatatgatatgcaatgataatcagtgttaatccaagctaattaggacaaggtgtgagcactattagtatactatgcatgaggcttgcaacttataagatgtcttatacataactcatatgctttattactaccgttgtcaaaattgtttcctgttttcaaaataaaaagctctagcacaaatatagtaatcaatgcttccctctgcgaagggcctatcttttactttattgttgagtcagtttgcctattctttctatcttagaagcaaacacttgtatcaattgtgtgcattgattcttacatgtttacttattgcacttgttatattgctttatgttgacaattatccatgagatatatatgttgaagttgaaagcaaccgctgaaacttatatcttcctttgtgttgcttcaatgcctttactttgaatttattgctttatgagtaactcttatgcaagtcttattgatgcttgtcttgaaagtattattcatgaaaagtctttgctatatgattcatttgtttactcattatcttcatcatttcttcgaatcgatgcattcatctcatatgctttacaatagtatgatcaagattatgatagcatgtcacttcagaaattatctttgttatcgtttacctactcgagggcgagtaggaactaagcttggggatgcttgatacgtcccaaacgtatctataatttcttatgttccatgctacttttatgatgatactcacatgttttatacacattatatgtcattattatgcattttccggcactaacctattgacgatatgccgaagagccagttgctgttttctgttgtttttggtttcagaaatcctagtaaggaaatattctcggaattggacgaaatcaacgcccagggtcctatttttgcacgaagcttccagaagtccgagggagagatgaagtggggccacgaggtggccagacactagggtggcgcggcccaggtgctggccgcgcggccctagcgtgtgggcccctcgtgtggccccctgacctgcccttccgcctacatatagtcttcgtcgcgaaacccccagtaccgagagccacgatacggaaaaccttacgagacgccgccgccgccaatcccatctcgggggattcgggagatcgcctccggcaccctgccggagaggggaatcatctcccgaaggtctcttcatcgccatgatcgcctccggatcgatgtgtgagtagttcacccctggactatgggtccatagcagtagctagatggtcgtcttctccccgttgtgctatcatgttagatcttgtgagctgtctatcatgatcaagatcatctatttgtaatccttcatgttgtgtttgttgggatccgatggatattgaatactatgtcaagttgattatcaatctatcatatatgttatttatgttcttgcattctctccgttgctagtagaggctctggccaagttgatacttgtgactccaagagggagtatttatgctcgatagtgggttcatgcctccattaaatgcgggacgagtgacgaaagttctaaggttgtggatgtgcttgttgccactagggataaaacatcgatgctttgtctaaggatatttgtgttgattacattacgcaccatacttaatgcaattgtccgttgtttacaacttaatatctggaaggggttcggatgataaccttgaaggtggactttttaggcatagatgcatgcttggatagcggtctatgtactttgtcgtaatgcctcgattaaatctcatagttctcatcatgatatatgtatgtgcattattatgccttctttatttgtcaattgcccaaccgtaatttgttcacccaacatccgctatcttatgggagagacaccgctagtgaactcgtggacccaggtcctattctttacatctgaaatacaaactgctgcaattgttctttactgttattcgcaaacaaacatcatcatccacactatacatctaatcctttgtttacagcaagccggtgagattgacaacctcgttgttacgttggggcaaagttctgtgattgtgttgtgcaggttccacgttggcgccggaatcctcggtgttgcgccgcactacactcctccgccaacaaccttcaacgtgcttcttggctcctactggttcgataaccttggtttcttactgagggaaaacttgctgctgtgcgcatcataccttcctcttggggttcccaacggacgtgttaattacgcgcaatcaaggagctatgccgagggctgccctcggcgtagccgcgACGGCCAAAACAGGCTACGCCgacccggccctcggcatatcggCTCATTCCTGTAGTGAGCGCCGGATCGGGCATATGGGACGCCAGCACTAGTTGCCATTTACGGAGGCGtcgttcccctccttggaggcgttgtcTTGGTGGTTCGTGGAGTCCTCGGTGCACCTGCTGGAGTCGATGTCGGCCGCCACCTAGAGTGTGGGCTTCCGGAGCGGTATCTACTCCGTCAACGGCGCTTCTTGGTTGTCGCCTCCTCCGGTCTGGTTCGGTCCCGCCGTTCTCTCGCTGACCCTTAGGCGCTTATGGGTGGACGGTTGCGTTGGCTTGGGTCTTCCTGGAGTTGGAGTCGGTCTACTGAAGTTCCTTCCTTCGGTTGTGACGTGTCCTAGAAGCTTAGTGCATCGTCCCCCTCCATTCTTAGCTGGTGGCGGTGCAAGGCGTGTCCTTGCCGGTTAGCTATAGCGAGTAGTGTTGTTAACCGTGTGGCGTTGCGTTTGTATCGTGGTGCTTGTGTGACGTTGTGTTGTATCGTGCTGCCCTTTGGGCGTTGTACCAGCCATCTTGGTCCTTCTTCTATGCGATTGATACACCTTTCAGGGTTtcagggtgtattctcgaaaaaaaattatGGAGGCGTCTCGCCTGCATATGAGGTCTATTGCGCCCTCTAGGCATGGTGAATTGGCATCATTGACTAACTTGATCTTGGTGTGGTTACCTCGATCTGAGATACTCCACAGGTGTAGGGTACTGAGGCTCGTACCAAGTAGGCAAGTAGGTCCACCTGGTGCAATGAGCTTTGTTGGCACGTAGAGTAGCTTAATTCCCACTTTGGTTGCTACCTGAGGCTACTACGACCCTGTCAGAGCATCTAAGCATATTCGTTACTGCAATAAACCCACAGCTCGTCAGATCTCGTATCCACCGAATAAGGGAATCAACAACACCTGGACCATTGGAAGGTGgctcaaattcaaaaaaaaattgaagcatTGGTAAGTGTTCTTTACCTGGAAGAACCAATAAGGATTATTGCATCTGCAACTGTCTAAACGAAAGCTCGAATTCGCATAGGAGTTTGTGCTTTGTTATGGGTAATTTGGAATTATCGTAATGATGCTGTTTTTAACAAGGCAGAAGGTGTgttctttttgcaggttattcacaagGCCGTCTACTGGATCCAAATGTGGTCATACCTTCAGCCGGAGGAGCAGCGTATACATATGGATTCTGGATGCACACGACTAATGGCGATCGTTCGGGCTATCTTCAGCCAAGATGGTTGGCAGCATACTGATAGGATACATAATACTACTTAGGAGTGTGATGTATTCTCCCCTGTTTTCGATTTTTAGATGGCTTATTTTCATGAACACCTTGGGTGACCCTTGAGTTTGAGGTTGTAAGGCTATTTACACTGGGTGATTTTCAATAAATGGTTGCATGCATCAATTTGATACAGAGACCGGGGAATTACCCCCATTTGGAGAGAAAAAAATTCTGCAATTGTCTAAGTCGAAAACATTAAGTGCTACTAACTCTGACCCACTCTTGAGCACAATACTTCTTTTTCAGATGGTGAGCACAATACCTCACACGCCTTGGAGTGGAGATTTTTGGCTCCAATGATCTCGCTATTTTTTGAACTTATACTGTTCTTTAAAAAAAAGTATGGGGATTTAAGTacgcatattttaaaatgtccaatttttatcagattttgttattttttatgtatcctacaatataaagaatttcgCATTCCGTTTTTGCCTGCTTGCAggttacaacattgactacatacCTCCcacaattttttgaaactttcaaGAGCCAAAGACAATTTCCGGCACACCTTTGGCTTTTAAAGCAGGTTATATGTGAAAATGGAAGCTTAATCCCAAAGAAATCAATTTTCAAGTCCGCTTCACTGCCCAGCCGTATTCCTTCACACAAGCATTCTGGACTCCTCCCTTTGGTTTTGGTTCTCTGAGTTGTCAGTGCACCTTCAAGGAGCGCCATTGGGTTCAGTGGACGGTGGCTGAGCACCCACCCCAAATCGGACACATTGAGGACAAAATTTGAGGACCTACTTTGAGATGAATCGAAATAAACCTGATGTTGCGCTGCATCTGAGTACTCAAAGCACAGCTAAACCGTTCGCAAATAACGCGTACAGGTCATTTAGGATTTCTCTCTGTTTCTCTTCAGCAGTTAGGAGCACAAACCAACGAACCTCGGGGAAACCAGAACTCAAAAACACTATGAACAtaataaaacaagaaaaaataGAGACACGCCAGAGTACAATGAACCATCTTGCAAATCTTATATTACAACGGATGGAGGTACAAATGGGGCCTTGAGAATTACAGGAGGATAAGTCACGTCTATTTCCAATCTAGATCTACAGCAGAAGAGCAGGACAACCCTGGGAAGTTAACAAGTCAACCCAGGGGGGACTGCTGGTCCATTAGAGCCAACTACACCGCAACTCTGGACACGAAGTTACGGGGTGAGCTAGGCTCGATAAAAGAACTTGCCATAATCTAGAGCTGGTAGACATCTTATGGCCTCCCATGACGGAAACTTTGCTTGAATGCTGTTTTTGCCATGTCATTGCCTGACATGATTTTCCACCATCTTCCTTCCAAGGATCCCCAGTGCTTTTGCAGATCTGTGTCCAAAAGGAAAGTTTGTGAGTTGAGCAACTTACCAAAGAGACACCAGACCCTCCATTCCCCCGTTCTCCAATTCATGCTGTAGACATCAGACTAACCCTGCAGAAAGTAGCAAACAAATACCGAAAAGCAGAGTATAAAGAAAATGGAACAACGGCAATAGTCAATGTACAAGGATTGGGTTCAAGACCATGCCTCAGTGCTGACTTCTTGGATCCATCCGAGTTCACACCTGCATGAGCTTTAGAAAGCACTTCaatcaaaatgttcagatttaCAGAACAAACATCAAATACATAAGTTCATTTCATATCTAGAAATTAATCACTAGACATTAGAAGAAAGGAGAGAATGCACCAGAAGCAGAGACCTCTAGCTCTTCATGGAGGCCGCTCTGAGAAACTCCGTTCCCACCGAAGTGGACTTTTTCAGCAAGGACATTTCCCATGTCCTTTTCTGTGATGTGCAGTAAATCTGCATTATTGCCACCCAAGCTTTCACTTCCAACGAGCTCCAATACAACCTTCTCAGCAACACGCTTTAAAGTTGTACTGACTACGACAGCTGGAGCAGTGTTGTCATTGACATGTGAAATACAGTTTGCTTGCTTGCTGGTCACGTCACCGGAACAGGCAGCTTCCACTTTCACACATTTGGATCCTGATGGGATCGAATCCAAGCTTTTCTCCGATGCCTGTGATGAACTTGAACACTTTGCTTGTTCTTCATTGCCACTGCTAGGGGAATCCTGACTCCCACCGCTTGCATTAGAAGTATCTTTGGTTTGGTTGTTGCTTGTGGGATCGTCACTAACATTCCCCGACAGAGGTGATGAAGTTTTGGGTTGAACCGGGCTCCCAGACAGAGGTGATGAAGTTTTGGGGTGAACTGGGCTGACTGAAGCCCTCTTAACAGGTCTGCAAGGTTCAGTATCATCCACTCCAGCAGAAGCATGCTTCCTCTTTAGCTGACCATCTGGAGATCCAGTCAATGTGCCATTCTCAGTTGCATTTTTACCAGACTGTTGATGATGATTCACATGTCTCTGAGGACGAGGTCGCCTGTATCCTTCTGGGAATACATAAGCTGGAATTTCCTTCCTCCGAACATGAGAAACAGCCAACTCCATCCCAGGCTTCCAGAACATATACATGTTGATTTCATGCCTAAACTCATCAACTGTCCCACGTATATCAAACGCTTGACCTTCTTGTATTTTCACACCTTCTTTCCTTGATAAACCCATGAAGAAAGCGCAATGAGCACACTGTCTAGAAGGATCTGCATACTCTGATGGGTAAGGATGGCATTGCAACTTTCCATATGTATCCCGTTCAATCTGCAGTGTCAATAAAATAATGCATACTAAACTGTCAAGCGTTACAGATAAACAATAATCACATTCAgttaaaaatcaaatcaaaagggtTTGTTTGATGCTTAAAACAGGCTAAACCGACAAACCCACTAGTTCCTATGCCAATCATTAATTTCTACTCCTCTGATCCTACAGAACATAAACATATTACCTTTAAAGTCAGTTGCCTTAACCGAGACTCCACCCATCCCTTCCAAAGTCTAAGATCCGCATCATCTTCGGCGATGATGTCAACTTGTAGATAATTTTTATATGCCTCAAAGAAATTGAAAGGTTCAAAAAGGGCAGACCAATTAGCCTTATTCAACTCAATTTCCTGCATTGAAGATTGGATAACAGTCAAAACAATAAACACCTAACAGGAACTTTAATAATGGTAAAGAAGACTACCTGGCATATTTTATTGCCAAACTGAAATTGCTCTATCATAACCCTCAGTGTGCTGGTCGATACATTGTAGCTAGAGTTCATGCATGGATATGCTGGGGTGATAATGGGCATATGATGAGTTCTATCACGAGGATTCTTGCGCGGATCCCAGACAGGAAAACCAAGCTCCTCCTCTTCAATAGCACACAGCATCACTGGAGTTGGCCAGTGCCACTGGGTGAATACTCTGAAGAATCTCGAGACCAGCATACTTGGTACAGCATTAGGATAGAGCTGGCAGACACGTGCAACCAGTAATGCCCAATTGACACCTCCAAGAAAACCAGTAACCTAGCCAGATAGATGCTCAAATTAATCCTAACAGTTTAAAGAGAAGTAATAGTTGCAATAATAACAATAAAAAAATGCACTTACATTTGAGTAAACACCTCTTCTTTTTGCCCAATGCTTCAAACACCTTAGTGTTGTTCGGAAGTTCTACAAGATACCATACATATTGTTAATACCGCCATCCTAGATAGACGAAAGAAGAAATGGTCAACTATTAAACAAGAACAGAGATTATAATTCCTTGAGTCAACCTCAATATTCGGAACAAGCCTAAGAATTTGGTCAGCCACTCTGCAGCCAGTAAGACTGCGAACAGTAGCTTCATCAATCTCATAAAGCACTGATTCCTGAGAGATATCCAAATCCTGCAGCCATATGTTAAGACTAAAATGTATCTCTTGAAATAATTTCAGATAACATAAGCAAGAGGGCAGGAAGTGAACTTCCAAGTAAACCTTATCCTTTCATATTTTAAAGAACAAGACAGCAAAAGAAATTAAACGGCTGAAAAATTAACAGCAGAAGACGTGCTGCGTTGATGGCTGTGAATTGTTCCTTTATCACACCCCCAGACTGTTAATGAAGAACTGTGAGTTAAACACATGCATCTCAAGTAGCGAAGTGGtcattttgaaagaaaaaaactcggggatatgcatagaagtatgcaATGAACAGTTCATACTAACGACATCACTGGAGCTAAGAAAATAAGGAATACAGTCAAATGCCAATGGTGACAAAGTAGGCTTTACCATGAGGTTAGCAAACAGGAGACATGTGGATCATGATGATACAGGACTCAAGCGTTAATCACCACAGCAAGTTAAACAGCAAATAATTTACAACAACAACAGAATGCGCCATGGAATGCGAACAGGATACTTTGATCATCACAATAGAAGATTCAAGTTTTGGTGATGACAGAAAGTTCAACTGAAAGTTTTACATCCAAAATATTGGTAATATTGCAACCTTAAACTGCAAGCAAGAAAATATGATTTTACTGCAAAAAATAGGCCATTACATGACTAACCTGATAGATATATCAGAAACACTAAAAAATAAGCACACGGGAGCGATAAGGATTGACCTAGATCACACTATGGATAGCAGAATAAACCTACTTCATATCCATAGTACACTAGCGGACAAATGCCAAAA
This DNA window, taken from Lolium rigidum isolate FL_2022 unplaced genomic scaffold, APGP_CSIRO_Lrig_0.1 contig_41172_1, whole genome shotgun sequence, encodes the following:
- the LOC124681380 gene encoding nuclear poly(A) polymerase 4-like isoform X2, with amino-acid sequence MTTSNKPISLAGPVDADVLRTAELNKFLVDAGLYETVEESARREEVLGELDKIVKDWVKQLTSQRGYTDQMVEEANAVLFTFGSYRLGVHGPGADIDTLCVGPSYVNREEDFFIVLHDILSQTEEVTHLQPVPDAHVPVMKFKFHGISIDLLYASVSLLVVPSDLDISQESVLYEIDEATVRSLTGCRVADQILRLVPNIENFRTTLRCLKHWAKRRGVYSNVTGFLGGVNWALLVARVCQLYPNAVPSMLVSRFFRVFTQWHWPTPVMLCAIEEEELGFPVWDPRKNPRDRTHHMPIITPAYPCMNSSYNVSTSTLRVMIEQFQFGNKICQEIELNKANWSALFEPFNFFEAYKNYLQVDIIAEDDADLRLWKGWVESRLRQLTLKIERDTYGKLQCHPYPSEYADPSRQCAHCAFFMGLSRKEGVKIQEGQAFDIRGTVDEFRHEINMYMFWKPGMELAVSHVRRKEIPAYVFPEGYRRPRPQRHVNHHQQSGKNATENGTLTGSPDGQLKRKHASAGVDDTEPCRPVKRASVSPVHPKTSSPLSGSPVQPKTSSPLSGNVSDDPTSNNQTKDTSNASGGSQDSPSSGNEEQAKCSSSSQASEKSLDSIPSGSKCVKVEAACSGDVTSKQANCISHVNDNTAPAVVVSTTLKRVAEKVVLELVGSESLGGNNADLLHITEKDMGNVLAEKVHFGGNGVSQSGLHEELEV
- the LOC124681380 gene encoding nuclear poly(A) polymerase 4-like isoform X1 — encoded protein: MTTSNKPISLAGPVDADVLRTAELNKFLVDAGLYETVEESARREEVLGELDKIVKDWVKQLTSQRGYTDQMVEEANAVLFTFGSYRLGVHGPGADIDTLCVGPSYVNREEDFFIVLHDILSQTEEVTHLQPVPDAHVPVMKFKFHGISIDLLYASVSLLVVPSDLDISQESVLYEIDEATVRSLTGCRVADQILRLVPNIENFRTTLRCLKHWAKRRGVYSNVTGFLGGVNWALLVARVCQLYPNAVPSMLVSRFFRVFTQWHWPTPVMLCAIEEEELGFPVWDPRKNPRDRTHHMPIITPAYPCMNSSYNVSTSTLRVMIEQFQFGNKICQEIELNKANWSALFEPFNFFEAYKNYLQVDIIAEDDADLRLWKGWVESRLRQLTLKIERDTYGKLQCHPYPSEYADPSRQCAHCAFFMGLSRKEGVKIQEGQAFDIRGTVDEFRHEINMYMFWKPGMELAVSHVRRKEIPAYVFPEGYRRPRPQRHVNHHQQSGKNATENGTLTGSPDGQLKRKHASAGVDDTEPCRPVKRASVSPVHPKTSSPLSGSPVQPKTSSPLSGNVSDDPTSNNQTKDTSNASGGSQDSPSSGNEEQAKCSSSSQASEKSLDSIPSGSKCVKVEAACSGDVTSKQANCISHVNDNTAPAVVVSTTLKRVAEKVVLELVGSESLGGNNADLLHITEKDMGNVLAEKVHFGGNGVSQSGLHEELELMQV